The genomic stretch GCTATAACGGGGCGCGTTTTGAATTCCGGATTATTCTTTACAACTCCGATGCGTTcggctgcaaaaaaaaaaaaagaaagaaagaagagagagccCGATTTCGACCGTAAACGCGTCAAAGGTGCGCCGGGGAACCGTGGAAAGATTCTCTCTTTTTGGCGGAGTAGATTAGCAGCGATCCGAAGCGACCAGATCCAGCAGAGACAACAAAAGTCACTTGATTCACGAGTCATCCACACCGTGACAATTAAGCACCGATCGGCCGAAAATATAAACTAGCAACAACCGGCGTCCGCGTTTTGGCCAAAACCGCCTTTCGGCTGCAACAAATCGCAAGTTTAGAGTCGAGCGCGCCGCGGCCAAATTCCCCTTAAAATATCTGGCGACCTGTGTCGCCATCCAAAAGAGTGTTTTGACCCCCCGTCCAAGCATCGCATATTTATCCCAATAAGCCGCCCCGGTTCGCGACGATCGGCGGTCCCAACCAGACAGCAGCCCCCCTAACTTCGCATTCGTTCCCGCCATATTCCCCCCGTGGCTACGCTGCTCCAAACACgccaaaatgtccaaatgtaTAACCCCCTCCTAACGCGCAAAACACCGAGTTTTGTCCGTCATCTGTCGCCCTCGGAGCGGAGCTGAGCATTTGTAGCCGAACAGATGGGTTCGTTGGCCGGCGGCTCCAATAACCGGGCCAGGCTGCTCGAATGACGCGGAGATCCGGTGCGCCTCGCTTGCTGCGTGGGCACTCAAACACTCGACCGCCGGCGTCCCGGCTCGACTCATGCACGCATAAAACCCTGATTTAACACGAAAAAAATCGTCTTCGGTGGTGTATAATAGCGGTTAATCGGCTTTCCAAATACCACTGTGTGCCTCTGGAGTGTTCAGAGGACTGTATACTGTATCTCAGGAGTCGCCATGTTGTCATTCTGTCGTCTTTGAAGCTCTGGGAGAAAGGAACTgtctccatctttgtttttacTAAATTTCCGTTCTCAATATATTCCCTTCGCCATTTCGCCCCGAAAACGACGCCGAGCCCTGCGATAAACGGGCGGTATCGGCCGTTCGCTCGACGACAAAGAATATTCCACTTCCCAAACTGAAAGCTGGcgttaaggggaaaaaaagtcacatcTTTACGAGGGGTGTATTCGCAATCCTTCCCGCTGCTGTTGGGTTTGCTAATGGCGGGCGGACGGGCTCGTCGGGCTGCTCCTCGGCACGGCAGCGTTTAAAAGGGGGCAACGGCTAGCATGTAGCAAGCTAGCGCGCCGAAAATCATTGCGTTTGTCATTAGTGCCCACCATTAGTGCCGCCGCGGCTCCGTGCGTGTGCACAAAGGGGCTGTTTCACGCAGCCACCGTCCGCAGAGGAAGTTCACAACGACCCGCGAGTGTTTCAGGCGGAGACACGGTGTCCATTTAGGCGATTTTTAAAGCAAGAAGTCGTGTTCTTTGCCGTTTGtcaacaacttttttttttgtgtgcgtgttccAAGTGCGTGTGCGGCGCTGGATTGCGCAACCGGTGCTGGTTTTAATGGAGCCAGTCTTACTCCGCCTTTTCACTGGGTTTTCTAATGTTTCGCGACAACTTCCCAACGTGTTGATTATTTttgcagagcccccccccccctaataAAGACCATTGTGAAATGCTGCTTTCTTTCACACGTGTCCGCACAATCACTTTATTTCTTTGATAATTTAAGCACATTCTAAATTCAGTCGGCTGTTATTATTGTGACATGTGCATGAATGAGAATGGTCACACTTAAGGGACTCCTCATCAAAtaaatgtttgggttttttttttaggtacGAGAACTTGTGCTGGACAATTGTCGATCAACTGAAGGAAAAATCCAAGGCCTCACAGAAGAGTTTGTCAACCTGGAGTTCCTCAGTTTGATAAATGTCGGTTTAGTGTCAGTCGCCAACCTCCCCAAACTAGCAAAACTCAAAAAGGTAACCACCTTTTGTGCCTGGTCCTCATGTTGCATCCAGTGGATCCAATCTGGAATAACCACCGTGTTTCGCTGTCTTTCAGCTGGAGCTGAGCGACAACAGAATCAGTAGCGGCCTTGATGTTTTAGCAGAAAAACTCCCCAACCTCAGACATCTAAACCTGAGTGGCAACAAGTTGAAAGACATGAGCACGTTGGAACCTTTGGTATGTACCCGCCGGACACGCTGTCTTTCTATTGTTAGCTTATCTCACAGCTCTTTTTTTAGGCGCGAAGTGGTTCGGAAGAGCTCAAACTTGCCAGAAATGACTGTATTTACTATTAAAATGACTCAATGAAGCAACAAGGATGCAGCAATGTGGGGTGTTGAAGTGATATTCTGTTGTAATAAATACTCCGTTCTCTGCTACGTGTGGCAGAAAAAGCTGGAAAACCTGAAGAGCTTGGACCTGTTTAACTGTGAAGTGACAAACCTCAACGACTACAGAGAGAGCGTGTTCAAGCTGCTGCCCCAGCTCACCTACCTGGATGGTTACGACATAGAGGACAGGGAAGCGTCCGACTCGGACGGAGAGGTCGACGGAGACGGCACCGACGATGACGAAGACGAAGGTAAGGACCCCGGTTTGCCCCTCTGGGGGAAACTCCGCCACGGTGACCCACGGTTCTGTTTGCGTtgcagaaggagaggaggaggacgacgaggacggagaagaagaggactttgacgaggaagaggacgacgaggaagacgaagaggaggtggaaggagaggaggacgatgatgaGGTCAGCGGAGAAGATGAGGTAATGCGCTGCCTCTCTATTTTGTCCTCGGCCTTTTGGATTAAAGTTGGAGTCGTTTCTGATCGGGCTGGTTTGTTCTGAAGGAGGAAGATTTCGCTCAGGATGGAGAGGTGGACGAAGAggacgacgatgacgacgacgaaGATGATGGTATGTAGCAGTCCACAAGACCAAGCCAATGTTGACTGTAGAAGAGTTCCACAAAGCTAATATCCTGTTAATCGGGAAAGCTGCTGGAAGCTCCCTGACCTTCAGATTTCAAGGTCAACGACCAACAAATAGCAGATTTATTGTCTTGAATTTAACAGAATTTACTGACCCCTGCTGGTTACTTAGAGGCGTCATGTCATTGACCAGTTAATGCCCAGTTAAACATACTCAAACCACTCAGATAAGACTGGGGAATATTTAATATTGAACTGACGTCAATAAAGAGTCTAACGGGTGCGTCGAACCGCTTTgctccccccccgcccccccagaaGCAGACGCCGGCAAGGGCGAGAAGAGAAAGCGGGACCCCGAGGACGAAGACGACGAGGACGACGATGAAGACGACGATTAAACTAAAGCAAAGCTGGGAGCGAGCTTCTACCGAGTTTCCCTTCTCCACCCAGCCCCGGCCTCCACCCTCCTACAGCTTGCACCGCATTTGtaaccccccctcccgctcTAAGCTCTTTTTACTGGGGCAAGACTGTACTGGAAGGGTGGGCCAAGTGGAGCTGCATTGTCATcaagcccccccttccccatggAACCGAGAGCCACCCAAcaaccctccaccccccccaccccacccgcCCCGAGGTTCTCAGGCGTCCCAGCACTCAGCATTCCACAATTTCACTGTTGACCCCCTCGTTATGTATCTCGTGTGAGGACTTTGGGACTGGTATCTAGTTTTTGGGTCTGTGCTTTTAATATTTTGCTGAatgattttttgttttgttgagtttattatttctcttttgtctatcccccccccccccccttattttttttcccaataaaaTTATTGCTATAGCAGCTGTGCAACCAGCGAGCCATGATTTTTAGTGTGGCTGCCTGTTGCACAAATCAAGGTTGTAGCTACATTTTTACTTTCtgtatgacaaaaaaaatacaaacaaaaaaaaaagccaactttgtaaataaaatgttaacAATTTGTGCTTTGCTCTCGGTCTGGTTGGTGTTCAGGAGCGGAATTTTGGTCGGTTGGTCTTTAAACGGGTCCATTTGAACCACCAGAGTCCAGTTTTAGATCAGATTTATTGAGCACAAAGTTGACTGAAAcccattttttttgtgttttcttgcaTTGGCTCCAATTGTTTCAATATTCTAGACTAGTAAAACTGCTTCCCTGCTGCTTGCATGAGCCTACAGGCCAGAGAGGATCCCTTCAGCTACAGGCACACGACCCACAGACAGCCACAGCCCTTCAAACGGTGTGAAAATGCTCTTTATTTTATCACAGGCAGGTAAATATTGTGTTCTGTCAGAGGCAAATaagggatttaaaaagaaaaagcacttGTGGAAGCGCTGTGAGCATGTTTTACATTTACAGAGAAAGGATTTTAACAGTTAAAACAAATATATGACCGCTCCGGGCGAGTCGGGGAACGCTACAAGGGGCTCAGGGATATAAGAGGTGAGCTTGGTTGAATACAGAGACCTCTGTAGTCAAATCACAGCGATTCATTAAGAAACGACAAAAACCCTGATCGTCTGCAGCGAGCACCATGGCGACGAGGACAAGCCATGAAATCAAGCGCTGGAAACACAATTCTCACACGACGGGGAAGGTGACGCTGATAAAGAGGTCAGAATCTGTGATTTTGGTCCAGTGTGATGAAAAAACTTAAATTCCCTGCAGATCTAAAGTTCTCATGAGGCAGCCCGTTGCACCTATAAGGCCCTCCGTAAACACACACCTTAAAATAACATCAACGACTTATCCTCCACACACCTCTTTGATTAAATATGATAAAGACACAATAACTGTTATTTCAGTCTTGCAGCGGCCGACTCGTGTAAAAACGTTCTCACTTGTTAAacccctttttaaaaagaggaaaaaaatcagctACAACCTCCCGTTTATTCATATGATTTCTCGCATAAGAGTGATTTTAGATAACACCCGACTGGTAAAAGTGGTTCAAATGGGGCAACAATCAACAATCCTGGATTAAAATGATGGATTACGCAACACTTACTTACAGTACGAAACTGCATCAGGCCAAACATGAAATATCTCCTGAGCAAACGGGGTCAGGGCGTGTTAATGCAGTCAGAAAAGCAGCGTGTGTGCAGGGAAGGTGTCGATGCCCGACGTTCTGAACTGCAGGACGGCGTGGCAGGGTCACCCGGCGTTGACAGTCGTCACTGAGCTCGTGAGATTTTGGCAGTTTATGATCGACAATCCCGGAATTATCGATCACGCACTGGTTTGAACGAGTTCTCTTAACATGAAAACGTGAAAGGAGGAATGTCTTAAAGCGAGCACATTTACGCCGTCTGTTCTGGGTcactaaaaacagcaaaaaggacaaaataatCTGACTGCAATATGGCTAAAATCAGGAATACCAGCCAGAACTTCCCTGAGGGAAAAACCCATTCCTGACTGCTTTCAGGGGGACGACCGACGGCAGCTTCTTTGGCCTTCTGTCCCATTATTATCACCCGGACACTAAAAACAATTAACCATTTACTACAACTTTTTATTCTGTTCAAATTGCTCAATTTCTACTGTTTAATTTGATCAAAAACTCCagataatttattttaaaaaaacattaaaatctagCTGAGGGGTGCAGGTCTACGGCCCTGCTATGGCTTTAAATCTTTCTTCACAGTGGCTCTAAAAATAAGGATTTCAAGAACATAATTaggttgttttctttgatcGCAATAATTTGGGACAAACAAAGAGAAAGGCGGCCTCAGGTCCAGCAGTCAAACAGATACGCAGCAGGGGAACGCATCCAACCACGCAGACAATAAAACCTCACTTACAGTAGCTTCAATATTAGCGGAGGGGAGGAAGTAGGAATCACACTAGGAATAAAACAGAAATCCGCCTCTGTTTTTACAATCAGATGGGATGTTTGCATCTACAAACAGAGACATTCAGTCAAGGTAGCTCCCGTCATCCGTTTCTTTCTCCGATATTCCagaatggatttttaaaaaagctttaaaaaaaaaaaaagagcgatGAACTTGCATAGCTGTGCGGCGTAAAAATCAAAAAGGGAAAGGAAACATCGGGTGCAAATTAGTCGGTAAAGTGTTTAAGTGTATGTACAAGAACAGAATGTGCACTGTGGAATGGAcagaaagggaggaaagaaagtTTGAGGTGAATCCTGGAAAAATAAAGTCACCCCTGTGCAGTGAGAGTGGGCTCAGTGGGGGGGGAGAAGGTGGGTCAGGACCTCCAGGGGAGCGGTGGGCTAAAGCTGGACAGTGGTGGAGCTTTAAAGTGAGTTGTGAGAGTTTTTCATGTTCTTaatctccagctccagctgcctgaTGTGCACGTCCCTGTGGTTGAGCAGCTCCCTCAGCCGGCggatctcctcctgctgcttgtgGAACTTCATGAGCAGCTGCGGACAGAATAAAAACGCAAGTTTTAAACCCAGAAGTGGAGGCATCGCCCTCCCAGACGAACCTGAGCAGTCCCCGTACCTCGTTCTCCGTCCTGGGGGGCGAGCAGAGCGAGTAGCCGTCTCCGTTGACGACGGCCGTCTGGCCCGCGTCGTCCGCCGCGCGGTTGCCGTCCTCGGCGCCCTCTTTGGTTCGCAGTTGGTCCTGGATGTAGCCGCGCTGTGCCGTGGCCGACCTGCTCTGCCCCCTGTAGCCGTCCGTCCCTTTGTTCATCTCCGGGTACGACTCCGCTACTTGACTTCCGGGCTTCAGCGACATCATCACTGGGCctggaagacaaaagaaaagtcGGGAAGAAAAgtcgtttttaaaaaaacaaacaaaacaacaaaatatatcacaacacacaaatacattGTGTGTTGTGATATATTTAGACAAAGACACACTGACCTTTGTCGGTACCGCTGAGCCACTCCCCTGCAGTCAAGGCCGGCATGTTCCCAGCTGTCATCGGATAGATGTCCTCCTGGTACGACTCCGACTGGAAGCAAACGCAGGAAGAGTGAACACTGGAGTCGCCACGAACGGCTCCTCGGTGAAGGAGTCAGCGCCTCTCACCCTGCGCGGCACGATCATGGAGAGCGGCTCGATGAGGCTCTTGATGGTGACCAGTTTGTAGAACCGGAACACCTCGCAGGAGCTGACGTCCAGCCCTCTCTTTGGCATCACACCTGAGGGGAGACGCACCGTCTGAGACGCCGTTCATCAGCCGCGTGGTTGATGCCATTAGACAACGATGTCAGCACGAGGCCACAGAATAAAGGATTCAATAGTAGCATCAGACGTCTCGAACGGTGCCCGTGTttaaacacctgcagctgcaggcgcACGTGTTGCCCGATGATTTATGGGCGGCTCGTTTGCCTATTCAAATCTTGTCCACGTTATTTGAACAGCCGCTTTGTTTGCAGCTGGATGAGAGGTGTCACCATTCTATACAGGtgagacggtgtgtgtgtgtgtgtgtgtgtgtgtgtgtgtgtgtctcacccaTTCCTTTCTGAGGTAAATTAGAGCGGTACTCTGTAAGGTAGTGGATATACGGTTTCTCTGAGCTGATCTCGTAGTACCGTATGTTTCCGTCACCCTGACGGGAGCAATAAGGAGGCATTATATCGTCTCGTGTACGGATGCAGGGACGCTTCATCGAGCTCTCAGAGACACACCTTTCCAGCAATGTAAAGCATGTGGGTGTCAGGGTCGTAGAAGGGAAAGAGGACTCCCGACGACCCATCCAGGTTCTCCTGTACCAAAGGCGCAGACAGATCATCCTAGGAAGATACACAAACGACCAAAACACTCAGAAACATGGGTAAAAATCACTGATAAAAATCTTCACTCAAATCTGTTCAAAGCACTCTGCATCAAGGATAAAAAACCTGAGCTCTCAATCCCTAATCCACGCTGCGGACATAATCCCCCGCCCACAATAAACCTTCACAACGTGCCGCCCGGCCACAGACTGGCGGACGTCACCGCTCATGACTTGACCACAATCAAGGGGAGAAAAGCTGGATCTTCCTCTCAGGGATCCCGGACAGGgtgtccaccagagggcagagTTGTGCGACACATTGGAAAAGTAACTGATTCCATAAAAGAGGCTAATTTGAGCTAATTTTTCAAAACGAGTGACATTTCTTTGCCATTTTCACTCGGTTGAGATCATTTGTGCCTTTCCCAGAGTGAACGCAGCAGGTTCAGGCGTCATCTTGTCATAGGGGGGACGCTCTCTGACACCTGACCCACCTCCGTGTGGATGAAAGTAATCGGGggtgaaaaaacaacaaaaagcaagAAAAGTGGATCATTTTGTCACAGGACTCTGCCCCTGACGAGAGCGATTATGCCGCGGGTCTCACCTGGTCCCACAGAACCATCTGCCGCTCATTCCAGCGCGACGTTCCGGTCGAGAGCAGCATCTTCATGTTACCCAGGATCAGCACCTTGCTGGCTTTGTGCGTCTTGCAGCCGGCCTCCTGCAAGTCGCGGCATACAGTGAGGTAAATATCTGGTACAGCACCATACGTCAATTTTTACGAGAGCGTAGCGAATTATTAGCTCGACGGCTAACCGGTGGTGATGTAATGCTTCAGTTTGGCAGGAGAAAAGAGCAGAGCGGGCTAATTGAATGTGTGTGTCACTGGCTGGCAATTCAGAGGTGTGTGAAGTGATGTAGCAGGCCTGCTGCACCTAGAGGTGTCACTTTTGGCCGGATGGTTCTGGGCGAGAGCCCCGACTGAGCAGCACTTAAACACTATTAGCTGCTTTTCCATACATTCACATGCTGGATGCTAATTTTTTGCCCTTACGCCATATTGTGACGACTGTTCAACTCTTTCAGAGCCTGAATAATCTGTGTCTGGGATCGTACGTGGACACACAGCCACGTGCACTCACCTGTAGTAGGTTTCCCGAGCGCGACTCGATGAGTCggatctttctgtccctgcagGTGGTGGCGAAGAGGCTGCCGTCTGTCCCGAAAGACATGGAGAGGACCACGTCTGTGTGGTGGCTGATTGTCCGCACGGGGTTCTTTATCACCTGCTCCAGACAGTCCAGGTTCCAGATCATCACCTgttcacacacatcacacacacatttaggaCCCACAGGCCTTGCGAGTGCGTTTCATCATTACGACCGATGTGCTACAACTACAATAAATGATTAGATAACGCCTGAATAACAGTTTTTAACACGTTTATATCGAGCTAGCTGGCCATCATGAATCCAGTGTGAAGGTGCGGTCGCATTGTTTACAATGCTTCATAAAATAAGCAGCAACAACCGCTGCGTTGCCCAGCAACAGTAAACGAGGTTTACGATCACCTGATAAGAAGGTCGGGCCGCGGCAGACACATGACCCGTGACGTGTCAGCGGTTTCTGGGAGCCGCCTGAGCTCACCTGGTAGTCGTAGCCCGTGCTGAAGAGGATGTTGTTGGCGGTCGGGTGCCACTCGATGAGGCCCACCCTGCGCCTGTGACCCTGGAGCTCCTTCCACGGCACCGTCAGGTTCTTCAGTAAACCATGAGGGGGGATTTCCCACACTTTTACCTGTCGGCAGAACACACTTACTCATTCACGGCACCGTGCACTTTAAACACAACCTAAACTTTTCCCTTCACACTTTCACAGACTCTTGGCTTTACACGGGAAAAACCGAGTGCCACCCCGGTCCAACACCGGAGCCCCTGTTCTTTTCTCTTACTGTGTGGAGATTTATTCTCTTCTCTCACAGCTGAGGAATGTGTGGAATGACTCAGGGTTATTACTGAAGGTCGAACGGAGAGGCAATAAAATTATCTCCCTGCTGCAACATgctcttgtaaaaaaaaattttttaaaagTCAGCAGGTCATCCTGGAAATAGACAAACCGTGGCGTCCTCGGAGCAGGAGGCGATGCAGTGGTCGTCGAAGGGATTCCACTTGATGTCTAACACGTTGCCTTTGTGGCCCGACACTCTGGGGTGGTGGGGGTCCACTTTGCCCGTCTGAGGGAGAAAAACGTGACCACAGTGAGATAGGAGCCAATCAATTAAGGCACATTTACATTAAATCTATAGAACCTTTGATTTGTATCACTGCCAACGGGACTTTCTGCCTCAACACGAGCGCTAATTATGTTGGCGGATCCTCGTCTTCCTTCACCTGTGGGCCACGCCCCCGCCTGTTTAAGGTGTGTCCGGCCGCCGCCGGCATTAGTGAGCGCGGCGAGGGTCGAAGTTGCACCTTCTCGAGGCAGTGAAGCGAGGGGGAGGTGAGCAGGGCGGGGGTCACACGGTGAGTTATGCCATTCCTGAGCTTGTGTGCAATTCCCACCCACCCTGGCGATCGCCCGCCGCCACCACGAATGATGGATCTGGCGTTTTTCCACCAAGAGCCCGTTTAAATGTCACGCGATTATCTCGTGAGCTCGATAAATGCAAGTGATTCATGTTCAAACtggggatgaggaggacgatAAGACAGAAAAATGAGGCAGAAGAGTAGAAAGCACATGACTACTGAGTAAATGGGCTGCTGGGGGGGTATTTTGGGGTGTTTCTTTTGGCTTGGCTGCACCAGTTCTATTTATAAACGGAGAGCAGGGCTGTGCAGGAGTAAAAGAAAAGGTGTCGCTTCACCTCTAGACAATTCTGTCCAACTATGTCGTTTTATTGTGCTTTAAGTTCATTTTTTCCTCACGTCTTCGCatattttgatgtgtttttaatttcatgaaaaaggaaaagttccccctctctgccctaACCCATTTTTTTGGAGCTTTGCCCCCTCTCTTGGGGTCTGTCTTTTGCACAATAACGGTCATGTTTGGGATCGACAGAATTCCAGCTGTTAGCGGCTAGCCGATCAGAGCAGGAACTTTAACGTCCATGCCTGCTGGTGGACACCCGGCTCCTTCCGATCTGACCTCGTCACCGGGTGAATGGCAGGAGCAGTCGGGCCGCTGAGTGTAAAACCGGATGTGTCGCTTTAAAAAAGCACTTCTGAACAACCGTGACATCACAGAGGTGCTCACATGATGGACGGACAGGACCAGGAAGGCCCCTCCCCCGGCGCACTCGGTGATGACCGCCAGGAAACGTGGATTGACGGCACAGAAGGTGTTGTCCTGGACGCTGCGTGTGATCGGCACGCCATCATAGCAGCTCTCCTTGGTGGCGGCCTTACCGAACACGTGGCGGAACTTGGAGCTGCGGTACTGAGGACGCCATGTCATCTgcaagaggggggagaaggcacaggaggaggagatatAACTTCCATTTCACCTCTAGTTGTTCTCCTGATGGACAAATCAATGCAAAGGTGATTTTAAGAAGAGGCTGTGACATCAGTCCAACCATATTTTACATATGTAAAATAATATTTCCTGGAAAGAAAAGATGATCACAGATCTTCTTTCAAGCTTGAGAGATCAATCACTCATTTTTGAAATCCACTCATCTCGCCTCCACGTCTGTTACTGGTGTACATGCATTCATCACTCCTGTGAGAGATAAGTGGTGCTGGTCCACTGGGAGCATGCCCAGTCAGCCAGTGTGTCTGGCCTGCTGCTCCGCCTGGCTCCCAGCACGCCTGCTGTAGCCTCATTACTTATGAATTACTAGTGGAGAAGGCTGATGGACAACATGTTAACACAACAAATGGACTCAAATGGGATTTAGAGCACACACTTATGCAGAAACTGTGCAGCCAAACTGGGGGGAACCGAAATATCGACACCAAATGATGACCCAATATTGAaataaacagctttttaaaatacCACAAGGCACAATCGGAGCCGAGAAGACAAAAGTAACATGTGGTTAGGGCGCCACGGGTGTGGCGGCGGTGTTGGGAGTGGCTGGGAGCTCAGCGGGAGATGGAGGAAATCTGGTTAAAAAGAGACGGCGCTTCTCAGGTGGAGATCCACACTGGCTCACCCCCCCTCACTTTCTGCCCCGTCATACTGGGATATTTCATTACAAGACCAAGATCATTTAACACATCGATGTGACCATGGCGACAGCTTCTACTGTCGAGGATTAGCAGCTTTCGGCAGAacactgcaaaagaaaaaatggGTAGAAGTTTGTATGAAAACAAGCTGCTGAACGATGAAGGTTTTTCCTCAAGGCTCCGTAATCATACGTGAGGACACAGAAGACAAAACATAAAATGATTACAGCCTAAATGTAAAATAAGCTGATATGTAGCGTCTGTGTCGCTAAAACAACGACCCCTGTGCTTGATGACCATCCAGAACcggagaggaagaggctgcAACTGTGACAACTTCCCCTCCACATTTCATCTGAAAAAGGATCCATCAGTCATTCCAGTGTCAGGAGACGTGCGCTCCTTATCTCACACACATTCCTCCGGCTGTTGTTTG from Takifugu flavidus isolate HTHZ2018 chromosome 6, ASM371156v2, whole genome shotgun sequence encodes the following:
- the anp32b gene encoding acidic leucine-rich nuclear phosphoprotein 32 family member B isoform X3 — its product is MEMKRRIHLELRNRTPSDVRELVLDNCRSTEGKIQGLTEEFVNLEFLSLINVGLVSVANLPKLAKLKKLELSDNRISSGLDVLAEKLPNLRHLNLSGNKLKDMSTLEPLKKLENLKSLDLFNCEVTNLNDYRESVFKLLPQLTYLDGYDIEDREASDSDGEVDGDGTDDDEDEEGEEEDDEDGEEEDFDEEEDDEEDEEEVEGEEDDDEEEDFAQDGEVDEEDDDDDDEDDEADAGKGEKRKRDPEDEDDEDDDEDDD
- the anp32b gene encoding acidic leucine-rich nuclear phosphoprotein 32 family member B isoform X1, with the protein product MEMKRRIHLELRNRTPSDVRELVLDNCRSTEGKIQGLTEEFVNLEFLSLINVGLVSVANLPKLAKLKKLELSDNRISSGLDVLAEKLPNLRHLNLSGNKLKDMSTLEPLKKLENLKSLDLFNCEVTNLNDYRESVFKLLPQLTYLDGYDIEDREASDSDGEVDGDGTDDDEDEEGEEEDDEDGEEEDFDEEEDDEEDEEEVEGEEDDDEVSGEDEEEDFAQDGEVDEEDDDDDDEDDEADAGKGEKRKRDPEDEDDEDDDEDDD
- the anp32b gene encoding acidic leucine-rich nuclear phosphoprotein 32 family member B isoform X2, whose product is MEMKRRIHLELRNRTPSDVRELVLDNCRSTEGKIQGLTEEFVNLEFLSLINVGLVSVANLPKLAKLKKLELSDNRISSGLDVLAEKLPNLRHLNLSGNKLKDMSTLEPLKKLENLKSLDLFNCEVTNLNDYRESVFKLLPQLTYLDGYDIEDREASDSDGEVDGDGTDDDEDEEGEEEDDEDGEEEDFDEEEDDEEDEEEVEGEEDDDEVSGEDEEEDFAQDGEVDEEDDDDDDEDDADAGKGEKRKRDPEDEDDEDDDEDDD
- the anp32b gene encoding acidic leucine-rich nuclear phosphoprotein 32 family member B isoform X4, translating into MEMKRRIHLELRNRTPSDVRELVLDNCRSTEGKIQGLTEEFVNLEFLSLINVGLVSVANLPKLAKLKKLELSDNRISSGLDVLAEKLPNLRHLNLSGNKLKDMSTLEPLKKLENLKSLDLFNCEVTNLNDYRESVFKLLPQLTYLDGYDIEDREASDSDGEVDGDGTDDDEDEEGEEEDDEDGEEEDFDEEEDDEEDEEEVEGEEDDDEEEDFAQDGEVDEEDDDDDDEDDADAGKGEKRKRDPEDEDDEDDDEDDD
- the coro2aa gene encoding coronin-2A isoform X1, whose product is MTVSKMTWRPQYRSSKFRHVFGKAATKESCYDGVPITRSVQDNTFCAVNPRFLAVITECAGGGAFLVLSVHHTGKVDPHHPRVSGHKGNVLDIKWNPFDDHCIASCSEDATVKVWEIPPHGLLKNLTVPWKELQGHRRRVGLIEWHPTANNILFSTGYDYQVMIWNLDCLEQVIKNPVRTISHHTDVVLSMSFGTDGSLFATTCRDRKIRLIESRSGNLLQEAGCKTHKASKVLILGNMKMLLSTGTSRWNERQMVLWDQDDLSAPLVQENLDGSSGVLFPFYDPDTHMLYIAGKGDGNIRYYEISSEKPYIHYLTEYRSNLPQKGMGVMPKRGLDVSSCEVFRFYKLVTIKSLIEPLSMIVPRRSESYQEDIYPMTAGNMPALTAGEWLSGTDKGPVMMSLKPGSQVAESYPEMNKGTDGYRGQSRSATAQRGYIQDQLRTKEGAEDGNRAADDAGQTAVVNGDGYSLCSPPRTENELLMKFHKQQEEIRRLRELLNHRDVHIRQLELEIKNMKNSHNSL
- the coro2aa gene encoding coronin-2A isoform X2, which gives rise to MTWRPQYRSSKFRHVFGKAATKESCYDGVPITRSVQDNTFCAVNPRFLAVITECAGGGAFLVLSVHHTGKVDPHHPRVSGHKGNVLDIKWNPFDDHCIASCSEDATVKVWEIPPHGLLKNLTVPWKELQGHRRRVGLIEWHPTANNILFSTGYDYQVMIWNLDCLEQVIKNPVRTISHHTDVVLSMSFGTDGSLFATTCRDRKIRLIESRSGNLLQEAGCKTHKASKVLILGNMKMLLSTGTSRWNERQMVLWDQDDLSAPLVQENLDGSSGVLFPFYDPDTHMLYIAGKGDGNIRYYEISSEKPYIHYLTEYRSNLPQKGMGVMPKRGLDVSSCEVFRFYKLVTIKSLIEPLSMIVPRRSESYQEDIYPMTAGNMPALTAGEWLSGTDKGPVMMSLKPGSQVAESYPEMNKGTDGYRGQSRSATAQRGYIQDQLRTKEGAEDGNRAADDAGQTAVVNGDGYSLCSPPRTENELLMKFHKQQEEIRRLRELLNHRDVHIRQLELEIKNMKNSHNSL